The Zygotorulaspora mrakii chromosome 6, complete sequence genome includes the window TCTTTGTCCCAGTACTCAAAAGCGCGTATTTGAGTTTCCGTTAGGTTTTCATAATGACACAATTATTCAGCCCGGCTATTGGGATATTATACAAGATTTTCTAAAGACTTGCGGATGTTTATGAAAGCTTcgaatatatttttatacACTtatgcatttttcaaataccGATGTTATTCATGCAACCGGCTGGACATTCAGTCATGCCTTCCTGTAAAAACCACTCTTGCAAGCATTCCAAATGACCCTGATGTCCACAATCGAGTATTACCATACAGAGATTTTTTAGTGGTTTTTCACAAACAACGCAAAGAGTATTTGGTTTTTTACAAGCATCGCAGTACCAATAGCCAAACCTTTTCATGGGATCATCATTACCAACTTTTTGACATTCTAATGTATATTTCTCCTTAGAGCTTTCGTTCATTATTAGAGTGCCACATTTGTCACAAAATAATTGAATTGACGATTGGCCCCCCTCCGTGTGCATGATATCATCCCATGGAGAGTACTTTAATATTGCAgcagaaatttcaaatagcTCATATTGGTGTAAGATTTTTGTGAATTGCGCTAAAGAACTCTTCACAATATCTGTAGTAGTTATATGGTagacattttgaaaaagcagTAGAATATTTACCGCAAGCAAAACATCCCCCGTTTCTGCTGCTTGTTCGTAAAGTTGTTTCATTAATTTCTTGGTATTCCAAGGTGGTATAACAGATTTtgttttaaattttttggaattgaaatCATCTTGTAAGAGATCACTCGATCGATGTCGTGCCAGCAACTGCCCAAACTCGGAGAGTTTGCTTTTGCTCAACTGCGGTTTCTTCAGGTCGGGGGATCCTGTAAGTGCCATAAGTCCGGCGGTTTTTTTTGGGAGTGCTGTTGAAGTTGAATGAGGATTTAAACTGTGAAGTGAAGACATCTTACTTACTGGACTGCTGTGACTTAACGAAAGAGCATGCCTGCTTTTCATATatgattcattttctgGAACACCCGGTGATCTTACATCTGTCATGAAAGTATCTATAAAAGAGAGACGATGGGGCCTCTTGCCCAATATAGGGATTCCGTCGCCTTCACCTAGGCTGATTGGTTCTGTATCATtgtcatcttcaatatctgaACCGTCGTAAACATTCGAAACATCACCTCTTTCAGTCgcatcttcaatttccttCCAACTCTTCGAATTCTTATCCTGTACGTGATGCAGGTGGCGTTGGTTTTCTGTATTTGCAACTTTTTCAGCCATAAATTGTCGTTTCAAATCAGAAACCATCTCTGAagacttcttcttcttaAATGACTCGTTGTAATTTTCTCGAAGAGCCTGCGGTAGATCTTCTACGTATGAATTTATTCCACTTGTGGCGCCACTTTCACACGCTGATTCACTTAAATCATTGTCATCAGCTGTGATTGATGCATTTCGTGAAACTTCCTGCATCTGAATGGGAAGTGTATTGCAATCATCAATGGGTATAGCTGGATTTTCCGTGCTCATCTTCTTTAAGTCCCACAATAGTGAATCTCTTACAAGTAGccatattttgaaatttggtaGATCATCAATATATGAGTAAACTGAGGCATTATGGGTACATATCGGAATCAATTCCATTAGAAGATCGATTTTCTGTTGAACGACTGATGTTAAATCATTGATGCTTTCAGTCAGAGcactcttctttttccgCAACTCCGATGTTTTTTCGTAATTTTGTGCATCTTCCTTTTTCGAAATTGATTCTGCGTTGGAATCAATACCTTTTGAATCTGTGCCCTTTGAAATGTGACGATTCCTGCTAGCGTCGCTTtcattcttcttgttcACCAATGCGGCCCAAGTGGTATTTTCTGAAAGACCATAACGTTCCATGAGATCTTCTTTTatctcttcatcattggAAGACGCCTCTTGGTTATAGGTCTTTGCTTCTCCTTGTCTTTTTGCATGATTATAAGAGAACTCCAACTCTCTCgctaaaaatttgaaaactttgacAGGGGACTCCACAATAGCAGATGCTTCCGGATAAAGGGACTTACTCTTCTGCGCTGGTATACGAGATAATCTCATTGAGTTCAAAATAAGAGGTAGATCCAGTGTAACAACGGCAGGAGATTCGATGTTTCTCAATTCAGGCGCATCGCTCGCAAAATTGAAAGGACTAGATGATACACTTGAATTATGGTGTGATAAGCCCAAAGAGCCTGGCCCCAAGCTTTTTCCACTGAAAGAATGTCCTGGCTTCAGTAATGAAGATCTGTCAGCTGAAAAGGATGGCAGATTGGTGTGACTCATTCCTTTTTTCATGCTCTCCATAAATCTGGAAGTGTTCTTAATATTAGTGACGGAGGAGATACTTGCCTTATgactcaaattttttttatcttcaagGAGCACTGCAGGTGTTTGTTCTACGTCATACCCACCTTTCTGTTGATCGGTGAAGAGTAGACCATTACCTCCAATGTCTCTCCATTTTGTGGTACATCGCGAAAGGTTATCTAAAACGGTTGGCTCCTGTTGCACATTCCACCCAGTTATGTGGTCGTCCTTATCAACACTAAATATGAGCTTATCGTCCCACCAAACCAAACCTAAGGATGGTGCAGCAGTTGTAAGCACATGTTTTGGAATGTATTTTCTTGCCAGAGAATAAACGGTTACAGCAGCTTCCTCATTCATAGAAGATAAAGCAAGCGAAGCATTGAGTGCATTTGTGTTAGAGCCGGGGCAGAACTTTAACTTTGTGACAGGCAACCCTGTATTTATCGTTACTTCGGGCAGTACTGCTAAACTGTTTGAGCCAGTTGTATTCAGAGCATGTGGTGTATACATTGAGGACATCTGAAGAAAGTGTGGATTTGTGTCATGCTGAGGTTTGTCGCCGACATACCATAGACAACACTTACCATCTCTGCCACCGGTTGCAATATATTCACAGCTAGGGTGCCAGTTTAGACAGAGTCCCAGACCCGTGTGCGCAtttattcttctttccacTTGATTTGGTTGCCTTAGatcaaagagaagaagCATTCCTGAATTATGTATCGATGCAAATTTAAATCCTGCATTATTCCCGTTTTTCACGTCTTGTGGGGAGCCTACGTGAGCATAATTCTGAATTGGCATCCATTTAACATCTCTTATAGAATCAGACGCTGTAGATATTTTCACGTCACTCCTACTACCTTTGTTCATACCGCTAGATCGGAGATCCCACACCTTGACGCATGCATCTTGACCACCGCTTATTAACAAATTCGTTTGAACACTATTAAACTCGAAGCAATTCACCGATCTCACATGTTCGGAAAGAGTAGTGACTAGTGGATTCTCTAATGAAGAGGTTTTGTTCAGATCATAGACTGACACCACAGTCGAATTGTGACATATCGCAGCATAATTCTTGTGACTGTAATATCCAGTTTTTACGTCGGCAATAGTACTCAGTTTTGTCTgtcttcctcttttctttataaTGGGAGAAAAGGAGCCTTGCTGCCCTGAGCTCTCTGTTGTCATGAAATCATGCGTGCAAGTGATGGAATGATTTTCTTCTGAAAACCTATAATAACCCAAATGGGCTTTTCCTGCACAAACCAATCCATGAACAGATGGATCATTTATTTTGTCGATGCTTGCAAGTTCCTTCTTGGCCTTTGTATGATATATTAAACCAGATGACTTCGGTACGCTAGGTCTCTGTTGTCTTCTAGGTGCAGGTGCTTCTGTGGATGTATCGACTTCCCCGTAATGGGACTCCCTCCAACTTCCCTCATTGAGAAATCCGTTATTGCCAAATGAAGACCAGGGTGAAGTCCTTGCTTTTGGAGAGCTTCCCATGGATGGAACTTGATTCCCATTCGAATAATGATGAATACGAAATGAAGATCTGCCCGCAGAAATTGGCTTAAAGTCGCTTCTaccaaaagaagaagacgcCTGACTTCTAGAAAGCGAGTTGCTGCTCATCTGCGAGTGATCATGCACATAAATGGCACTATTTCAAAGCTAGATTAGAACCCGAATAGTTGTCTCCTTCTGTTAACCCGCCAAATagcttttttcttttaattTAGGTTAGCACACTTTACGTAAATCGAAAAATGTCAGTGACACTTTTATCCATGGGctataataaaaaaatatttacttTTAAATGTGTTTATTAATTATATACTTTACATACCTATCTACTCATGAACGCATGTGGTCATGCtcgatttctttttcttttaagacttcaaccattttttctatGCTGAGAGCATTACTTGATGCTGAACTAATCGCTTGCCGGACACTGAACGTATTACTCACTGTTGGTACACTCGTAAATCCTGTTTATGTCTGCTTCagttttatttcttgtttctgGTACTAATATCCATACACATAACGCAGATAAGAATAAGCATCCAGCAAAAAAGTACCCATAAAGGAAACCAATTTTAGACGTGATTGTTGGTGTGAGCAGGGATATGGCAAAATTGAACaaccaattgaaagaagagcaaattGCCATAGAAGTCGCTCTTGTTTTCATTGGGAAAAGCTCTGATACCAGTACAAACGTTACTGGTCCCAAGGTTGTggcaaagaagaaaatataaacaCATGTGGTAGCTGTCATGATGCCTGCCGAGCTAACCGACTCTAGTGCGAAACTCCCAACACTAGCATAAATCATCATGCAACAAAACATCCCTACTGACCCCAGTAGTAAACatgattttcttccaaGGGCTTCAACAAGGTAAATACCGACAAAAGTAGCACCAAAATTCACCCCGGACAAAACGATCGGCGTGAGATAAGGATCTAGATGAGCTCTTTCGAATATTGTCGTGCCgtaataaaaaaaataattgataCCCGATAACTGTTGGAAAGTCATCACCAAGACGCCTATTAAGAGCCTCAATCCTAGTTTTGGTTTACCAgtgataaattcaaagattccTTGCTGCTTTCCCATTTTAAGCATGTCTTGTTTTTCTCTCATTGActcttcaataaattcataggttttttcatcctcttcatcaatacCATTCATGAGTGAAAACGAtctttttgctttttgaaCATCATTCCTTTTCAGCATTAAATATTGGGCGGATTCTGGAGTGAATGAAAGTCCTACTAAAATGATCACTGACCAAGCAAACCCTAAAAGCAGGGGCACTTGCCATTGTCTATTATCATTTGGTTGCGACGAGAAAGATTTTAGACAGATGTAATTGATAATATTACCAGCAAGGATACCTAAGGTCACCATCAGCTGATATAATACAACCATGGACCCCCTTATTTTAGTGGGTGCACTTTCAGATATAAACATGGGTATCAACACAGCAGTAGAACCAACTGCCAAACCTGTAACAactcttccaaaaaaaaattgtaaCCATTTTTGATGGTTTATCACTTGCAGCTGCAAACCAACCCAATATACTGCTATGGCAGCAATGATCCCCAGTTTTCTACCTTTAAAATCGCCCAATTTCGCTAACGTTAACCCACCAATTGCACAACCAATATTGAATATTGAAATGAGCAGCCCAATTATTAAGTCAGGAAATCGTTTCAAGCCTGTGACAGGGTCGGTGATTGTACCAAAATATGCTTGAAAGCTCTGCATATTTGTAATACCACCAATAGTCCCAACATCCCAACCAAACATGAACCCACCAAAAGAAATGCAAACGCAAAGAAAAATCGGTTTTAAGAGGCAAGGACTTTTCTCTAATGTTAGCATGTCCGAGTGTGGACTGAGGTCCTTTGGCAAATCAACGGTGTCGCCACTCAGCTCCTTAGACAGACCCTCCTTTGCGTCTTCCTCTGggttttttttattgtaaATGCTAGACAtggcaattgaaagatataaaGGATATTATCTCTTGAAACTTATTTTTATCGTGTTTTTTACAATGATAGTActgttattattatatGTCTGTAGGAGCAGTATCCGCCAAAAAAATAGAGCTCAAACTACTGCATTATGCCAGCTTATTTATACTCAATTGTTTAGTGACTTTCTCTTCGATCTCAACCAGATCTCAAGGGAGAAATACCTGATAGATTTCTTTCCCATATTCAACATCGTATCTGTGTGTCGTTTCTCAAGAGTCGGAGTGAAATATAACAGCCACATATGGCAAGGATCCAGGCATCTCAAAACAACACTGTGTACACCTCTCGGTATAAaaagtttctcaaaaaacCTTCCGAAGAAATCTACCAAGCTTGTTCTGTTTCTCTAATTTCGTTGTGTTCTGACACCTTTCTCTAATTGTGTCAGTGTGACGCGTCCAGCCATTTCTGGAAGATGTCATCTGAGCACGCCAGATTATCAAGTTTAGTGTACCATATGCGCAAGCATACTCAATTAGGTTAGCATGCTTTCTCTTTCGATgttaaaaatttccaaGAGCTGTACCTAGGGATCGACAATGACATCTGTCATCAGAGGTGGCCCACAATGGCACAAAAAGAGTGAAAGTCTATGGACGGAAGTAAAACGAAAACTGGAGCAAACTGCAAAGTTTGGAAAACCAAATAAACCTTTTAACGTTCTGTCTCCAGcatcttttcctttctttcttttcaaatattttacCTTCTCCATTATTGGAATTGTACGTTAGTTGAGCACTACCGACAAAAGTTATACAATAAAAGGATTTTGTGTAAAGCTTAAACTATCAGAAATGTTCGTTTTGAGGGGCTAGTATTCACTTGTGGTGAACCCCTTCTAAGAATGGAACGCATCTATTATATAGGCAGATCATATTTCTTTCACGTGATCAATAACGGTAACAGTTCTTAATTGATTCTTGAAGAGCCTTTGCAAGAAATATCACATTGACGATAGGCCGCGTTAAAATTCTAACAAAAGTGTCAATATGGATGATCTTGGCAGCCAGGACCATTCTCAAAAGCGTTACTTGGCTCAAAGAAGGACAGTGGATGTTAGCTCGCCGTATGAGAAGTTATATTACTACAGAAAACATGGGTTGCCACTTCCGACTATTCAACCCGAAACGACATTCACGTCAGATTTAATGCCCCCAGCAGCATATCATCACAATGGTCGAGTGATTAATATACCGAACAAGTTTACTCATCTCAGTTCTAACAAGGTGAAACACGTAATTCCGGCGTTAAAATGGACGCCGGAGGGAAGACGACTGGTAGTTGCAACGTATAGTGGTGAATTTTCCCTATGGAATGGGTCTTCATTCAACTTTGAAAGTATCATGCAGGCTCATGACTCTGCAGTGACTACAATGGAATACTCACATGCGGGCGACTGGTTGATAAGCGGTGATTCTGATGGGACAATCAAGATCTGGCAgccaaatttcaatatggTGAAGGAGCTAGATCAAGCACATACCGAATGTAT containing:
- the RTC1 gene encoding Rtc1p (similar to Saccharomyces cerevisiae YOL138C; ancestral locus Anc_3.22), with translation MSSNSLSRSQASSSFGRSDFKPISAGRSSFRIHHYSNGNQVPSMGSSPKARTSPWSSFGNNGFLNEGSWRESHYGEVDTSTEAPAPRRQQRPSVPKSSGLIYHTKAKKELASIDKINDPSVHGLVCAGKAHLGYYRFSEENHSITCTHDFMTTESSGQQGSFSPIIKKRGRQTKLSTIADVKTGYYSHKNYAAICHNSTVVSVYDLNKTSSLENPLVTTLSEHVRSVNCFEFNSVQTNLLISGGQDACVKVWDLRSSGMNKGSRSDVKISTASDSIRDVKWMPIQNYAHVGSPQDVKNGNNAGFKFASIHNSGMLLLFDLRQPNQVERRINAHTGLGLCLNWHPSCEYIATGGRDGKCCLWYVGDKPQHDTNPHFLQMSSMYTPHALNTTGSNSLAVLPEVTINTGLPVTKLKFCPGSNTNALNASLALSSMNEEAAVTVYSLARKYIPKHVLTTAAPSLGLVWWDDKLIFSVDKDDHITGWNVQQEPTVLDNLSRCTTKWRDIGGNGLLFTDQQKGGYDVEQTPAVLLEDKKNLSHKASISSVTNIKNTSRFMESMKKGMSHTNLPSFSADRSSLLKPGHSFSGKSLGPGSLGLSHHNSSVSSSPFNFASDAPELRNIESPAVVTLDLPLILNSMRLSRIPAQKSKSLYPEASAIVESPVKVFKFLARELEFSYNHAKRQGEAKTYNQEASSNDEEIKEDLMERYGLSENTTWAALVNKKNESDASRNRHISKGTDSKGIDSNAESISKKEDAQNYEKTSELRKKKSALTESINDLTSVVQQKIDLLMELIPICTHNASVYSYIDDLPNFKIWLLVRDSLLWDLKKMSTENPAIPIDDCNTLPIQMQEVSRNASITADDNDLSESACESGATSGINSYVEDLPQALRENYNESFKKKKSSEMVSDLKRQFMAEKVANTENQRHLHHVQDKNSKSWKEIEDATERGDVSNVYDGSDIEDDNDTEPISLGEGDGIPILGKRPHRLSFIDTFMTDVRSPGVPENESYMKSRHALSLSHSSPVSKMSSLHSLNPHSTSTALPKKTAGLMALTGSPDLKKPQLSKSKLSEFGQLLARHRSSDLLQDDFNSKKFKTKSVIPPWNTKKLMKQLYEQAAETGDVLLAVNILLLFQNVYHITTTDIVKSSLAQFTKILHQYELFEISAAILKYSPWDDIMHTEGGQSSIQLFCDKCGTLIMNESSKEKYTLECQKVGNDDPMKRFGYWYCDACKKPNTLCVVCEKPLKNLCMVILDCGHQGHLECLQEWFLQEGMTECPAGCMNNIGI
- the HXT14 gene encoding Hxt14p (similar to Saccharomyces cerevisiae HXT14 (YNL318C); ancestral locus Anc_3.23), which translates into the protein MSSIYNKKNPEEDAKEGLSKELSGDTVDLPKDLSPHSDMLTLEKSPCLLKPIFLCVCISFGGFMFGWDVGTIGGITNMQSFQAYFGTITDPVTGLKRFPDLIIGLLISIFNIGCAIGGLTLAKLGDFKGRKLGIIAAIAVYWVGLQLQVINHQKWLQFFFGRVVTGLAVGSTAVLIPMFISESAPTKIRGSMVVLYQLMVTLGILAGNIINYICLKSFSSQPNDNRQWQVPLLLGFAWSVIILVGLSFTPESAQYLMLKRNDVQKAKRSFSLMNGIDEEDEKTYEFIEESMREKQDMLKMGKQQGIFEFITGKPKLGLRLLIGVLVMTFQQLSGINYFFYYGTTIFERAHLDPYLTPIVLSGVNFGATFVGIYLVEALGRKSCLLLGSVGMFCCMMIYASVGSFALESVSSAGIMTATTCVYIFFFATTLGPVTFVLVSELFPMKTRATSMAICSSFNWLFNFAISLLTPTITSKIGFLYGYFFAGCLFLSALCVWILVPETRNKTEADINRIYECTNSE